One stretch of Deinococcus apachensis DSM 19763 DNA includes these proteins:
- a CDS encoding RNA-guided endonuclease InsQ/TnpB family protein, producing the protein MLKAFRYRLYPTKAQEAVLYEQLRLCRNLYNCALQERRDTYRKAGKTVTGYDQMKYLTEIKAALPEYKGIYSQVLQDVLKRLDKAFQGFFRRLRAGQAPGYPRFKGCDRYDSITYPQSGFSVSEKSAYFSKIGNVRIRLHRPMEGKVKTATITRDCSEWYVSYVCEVEAQPLPATGSSVGVDVGTTYFCITSDGEFVENPRHFQTAMKQLRVAQRAVARRRNKRSNRRRKAVSRAAKLHRKISRQRLDFHHKTALKLVRENDLIAHEDLNVGGMGRGNLARSIHDVGWGQFFSLLSQKAEWAARKVMRVAPRHTSQRCNACGHTCRENRVSQSRFRCVACGHVDNADLNAARNILGRAAPSGINVAVVNASVA; encoded by the coding sequence ATGTTGAAGGCGTTCAGGTACAGGCTCTACCCCACGAAGGCACAGGAAGCTGTGCTGTACGAGCAACTGAGGCTGTGCCGCAACCTGTACAACTGCGCCCTTCAGGAACGCCGGGACACCTACCGCAAGGCCGGGAAGACCGTGACTGGGTACGACCAGATGAAGTACCTGACGGAAATCAAGGCCGCGCTGCCGGAGTACAAGGGGATCTACTCCCAGGTGCTTCAGGACGTTCTCAAGCGGCTGGACAAGGCGTTTCAGGGCTTCTTCCGGCGCTTAAGGGCAGGGCAGGCGCCCGGCTACCCGCGCTTCAAGGGATGCGACAGGTACGACTCCATCACCTACCCGCAGTCGGGGTTCAGCGTCTCGGAGAAGTCCGCCTACTTCTCGAAAATCGGCAACGTCCGAATCCGGCTGCACCGCCCGATGGAGGGCAAAGTCAAGACGGCCACCATCACGCGGGACTGCAGCGAGTGGTACGTGTCCTACGTGTGTGAGGTGGAAGCTCAGCCGCTTCCCGCAACGGGAAGCTCGGTGGGGGTGGACGTGGGGACCACCTACTTCTGCATCACTTCCGATGGGGAGTTCGTGGAGAACCCCCGGCATTTCCAGACCGCCATGAAACAGCTGCGGGTCGCTCAGCGTGCGGTGGCCCGCAGGCGGAACAAGCGCAGCAACCGCAGGCGGAAGGCCGTCTCCAGGGCCGCCAAGCTGCACCGCAAGATCAGCCGTCAGCGGTTGGACTTCCACCACAAGACCGCTCTCAAGCTCGTCCGAGAGAACGACTTGATTGCTCACGAGGACCTCAACGTCGGCGGGATGGGGCGGGGCAACTTGGCCCGCAGCATTCACGATGTGGGCTGGGGTCAATTCTTCTCTCTCCTTTCCCAGAAGGCAGAATGGGCCGCACGGAAAGTGATGCGCGTAGCCCCCCGGCATACCTCTCAGCGGTGCAACGCCTGCGGGCACACCTGCCGGGAGAACCGGGTGAGTCAGTCACGCTTTCGATGTGTCGCCTGCGGTCATGTGGACAATGCTGACCTGAACGCAGCGCGGAACATCCTGGGGCGGGCCGCCCCTTCAGGCATCAACGTAGCGGTAGTGAACGCAAGCGTTGCCTGA
- a CDS encoding phosphatase PAP2 family protein, with protein MPSRWPEAAVIRAALGIVLPLLVFLGLVLWIGTPGGVAWDRTMLMRVQAHQTPVLNVVMAVLTNLGSAPVVTGTGLLLGGELLRFRQVGEGMLVLGGVGGAGVMGVLLKHVFQRPEVNLGGLSAGQLPPLVESPALPSLRLLFRVVYTFPSNHTVGITALWLVAVLLTWSSPWRWPVAGLALLLVSLVGVSRVYLGAHYPTDVLAGWALGTAWVVAFAQAMRSSAVQRLYRKIKGLIFRREGGPQAKDRRWG; from the coding sequence TTGCCTTCTCGGTGGCCCGAGGCGGCCGTGATTCGCGCCGCGCTCGGAATCGTCCTGCCCTTGCTGGTGTTCCTGGGCCTGGTGCTCTGGATCGGCACCCCCGGCGGCGTGGCGTGGGACCGGACCATGCTGATGCGTGTTCAGGCTCACCAGACGCCAGTGCTGAATGTCGTCATGGCCGTGCTGACCAATTTAGGCAGCGCTCCTGTCGTGACCGGCACTGGCCTCCTGCTGGGGGGCGAACTACTCCGCTTCCGGCAGGTCGGCGAGGGGATGCTGGTCTTGGGAGGCGTGGGGGGTGCCGGGGTGATGGGCGTGCTGCTCAAACACGTGTTTCAACGGCCCGAGGTGAATCTGGGCGGGCTCTCCGCGGGGCAGCTCCCTCCCCTGGTCGAGTCGCCCGCCCTGCCCTCCCTGCGGCTGCTCTTCCGGGTGGTATACACCTTTCCCAGCAACCACACGGTGGGCATCACCGCCCTCTGGCTGGTGGCCGTCCTGCTGACCTGGTCCTCGCCCTGGCGCTGGCCGGTCGCGGGGCTGGCCCTGCTGCTCGTATCCCTGGTGGGCGTGTCGCGTGTCTACCTCGGGGCGCACTACCCCACGGATGTGCTGGCGGGCTGGGCGCTCGGGACTGCCTGGGTCGTGGCCTTCGCCCAAGCCATGCGCTCTTCTGCAGTTCAGCGCCTCTACCGGAAGATCAAGGGGCTGATCTTCCGGCGTGAAGGAGGGCCGCAGGCGAAAGATCGCCGCTGGGGCTAG
- a CDS encoding exopolysaccharide biosynthesis polyprenyl glycosylphosphotransferase, giving the protein MSAVAPARPFQAVDAESSSWYWRRRFLNGLVMLLGDLGALALAMAFASWARGSVLHLPLHPHWDAFVLLLWPLGALARGLLPSWGLGMPEEMRLTTNLLGTLFIARALAVALVEERSWQDVAVTALEFGVAAVLVLLARSLAKWALLRVRLWGLPTVVYGGASMGRPVVEALVENPGFGYLPVGVFDDDAAFAGTEVCGVPVLGGTHSTSRGAPLAVVALPDLPRADLLALHEQLLRSHRRVLLVPDLFGVQSLWAQTRDLGGVLGLELTRNLHNSVARFTKRAVDLIAVVLSGLVWVPACLLLGLLIWLEDRAHPLFLQERVGENGRMFRTWKFRTMLPNAEEVLKRRLAEDPALRAEWEANFKLKKDPRITRVGAFLRKTSLDELPQLVNVLRGEMSLVGPRPLPRYHEQQLPESVRALRLEARPGMTGLWQVSGRSDAGNAGMERWDAYYVRNWSIWLDFVILVRTVRVVLLGSGAY; this is encoded by the coding sequence GTGAGCGCAGTAGCTCCTGCTCGCCCGTTCCAGGCGGTTGATGCCGAATCATCCTCCTGGTACTGGCGCCGCCGCTTCCTGAACGGCCTTGTCATGCTGCTGGGTGATCTGGGGGCGCTCGCTCTGGCGATGGCCTTCGCGTCCTGGGCGCGCGGTAGCGTGCTGCACCTGCCGCTGCACCCTCACTGGGATGCCTTCGTGCTGCTCCTGTGGCCGCTGGGAGCGCTCGCTCGGGGCCTGCTGCCCAGTTGGGGCCTGGGAATGCCCGAGGAGATGCGCCTTACGACGAACCTGCTGGGCACGCTGTTCATCGCCCGCGCGCTCGCCGTGGCCCTCGTGGAGGAACGCTCATGGCAGGACGTGGCGGTCACCGCGCTGGAATTCGGGGTGGCGGCGGTGCTGGTGCTGCTCGCGCGTTCCCTGGCGAAGTGGGCGTTGCTGCGGGTGCGTCTGTGGGGCCTGCCGACGGTGGTGTACGGCGGAGCGAGCATGGGCCGTCCTGTGGTGGAGGCGCTCGTCGAGAACCCGGGGTTCGGCTACCTGCCGGTGGGCGTGTTCGACGATGACGCGGCGTTTGCGGGGACAGAGGTGTGTGGCGTGCCCGTGTTGGGGGGAACACACAGCACCTCGCGGGGGGCTCCCCTGGCGGTCGTGGCGCTCCCGGACCTGCCGCGCGCCGACCTCCTGGCGCTCCACGAGCAACTGCTGCGGTCCCACCGCCGCGTGCTGCTCGTGCCCGACCTGTTCGGTGTGCAGTCCCTGTGGGCCCAGACGCGGGACCTGGGGGGCGTGCTGGGCCTGGAACTCACGCGCAACCTGCACAACTCCGTGGCACGGTTCACCAAACGCGCGGTCGACCTGATCGCCGTGGTGTTGTCCGGCCTGGTCTGGGTCCCCGCCTGCCTGCTGCTGGGCCTCCTGATCTGGCTGGAGGACCGCGCCCATCCCCTCTTCCTTCAGGAACGGGTGGGGGAAAACGGGCGGATGTTCCGCACCTGGAAGTTCCGCACCATGCTTCCCAACGCCGAGGAGGTCCTGAAGCGCAGGCTCGCGGAGGACCCAGCCCTGCGGGCAGAGTGGGAGGCGAACTTCAAGCTGAAGAAAGACCCCCGCATCACGCGCGTGGGGGCATTCCTGCGCAAGACGAGTCTGGACGAGCTGCCGCAGCTCGTGAACGTGCTGCGCGGCGAGATGAGCCTGGTGGGGCCGCGCCCGCTGCCGCGTTACCACGAGCAGCAGTTGCCGGAGAGTGTGCGGGCCCTGCGGCTGGAAGCGCGCCCGGGCATGACCGGCCTGTGGCAGGTCTCGGGCCGCTCGGACGCCGGGAACGCGGGCATGGAGCGCTGGGACGCGTACTACGTGCGCAACTGGAGCATCTGGCTGGACTTCGTGATCCTGGTCCGCACAGTCCGTGTGGTGCTGCTGGGTTCGGGCGCGTACTGA
- a CDS encoding WecB/TagA/CpsF family glycosyltransferase — protein MQQIKVLGVSVNTMRISDLHSVITKTVLNNSNTIIANHNLHSIALFHRDEELRRFYASVEYIHIDGMSLVKWGQLLGGSLREDHRVTYVDWIHPLMRFAAENGWRVYCVGGKPGVGEKAAEVLREEIPELQIWTHHGYFDTTTDSVENKQVVEEINTVAPHILLVGMGMPRQEKWIKANRAALKVHVVLPAGACMDYVAGAVPTPPRWMGRMGLEWLYRLYSEPKRLAGRYLVEPWTLVPLMARDLWQAKVVRRNGVAP, from the coding sequence ATGCAACAAATTAAAGTTCTTGGTGTATCCGTAAACACGATGCGCATATCGGATTTGCATAGCGTGATTACAAAGACCGTGTTAAATAACAGCAATACCATCATTGCTAATCATAACTTGCATAGTATCGCCCTTTTTCATCGAGACGAGGAATTGAGGAGATTCTACGCCTCCGTTGAATACATACACATTGACGGTATGTCCCTCGTCAAGTGGGGACAGTTACTCGGAGGTTCACTGCGCGAGGATCATCGCGTGACATACGTGGACTGGATTCACCCTCTTATGCGCTTCGCGGCGGAGAACGGCTGGCGAGTGTATTGCGTGGGCGGAAAACCAGGCGTGGGTGAGAAGGCCGCAGAGGTGCTGAGGGAGGAAATTCCCGAGCTCCAAATCTGGACACACCACGGGTACTTCGACACGACGACAGACAGCGTCGAGAACAAGCAAGTGGTGGAGGAAATCAATACGGTCGCGCCGCACATCCTGCTTGTCGGTATGGGCATGCCGCGCCAGGAGAAGTGGATCAAGGCGAACCGTGCCGCCCTCAAGGTTCATGTCGTGCTGCCTGCGGGCGCCTGCATGGATTACGTAGCAGGCGCTGTCCCCACCCCGCCCCGCTGGATGGGCCGCATGGGGCTGGAGTGGCTTTACCGTCTGTACAGCGAGCCCAAGCGCCTGGCGGGCCGCTACCTCGTAGAACCCTGGACGCTCGTGCCACTCATGGCCCGTGACTTGTGGCAGGCGAAGGTTGTTCGCCGGAATGGTGTGGCGCCGTGA